Proteins encoded by one window of Paenibacillus sp. DCT19:
- a CDS encoding YwhD family protein → MEQNEQNGKKQIALNIVSAKSKHKGFGAGSIDLNNLSPVIIDQGEAKIDIGAMHAKSKVERGIKFSTNREDVPNGRQVWLVWVAVDRTEQGQLYGGATACEMWIDTEAKRGWKLLADHVNRMDYALKRRFMLDDLGPEERAALKTLLISHNEEWWNASPDVLKDALS, encoded by the coding sequence ATGGAACAAAACGAGCAAAACGGCAAAAAACAAATTGCCTTGAATATCGTTAGTGCAAAGAGCAAACACAAAGGTTTCGGTGCGGGTTCTATTGATCTGAATAACTTATCCCCGGTCATTATTGATCAAGGCGAAGCCAAGATTGATATTGGTGCGATGCACGCGAAGAGTAAAGTGGAGCGTGGCATCAAATTTTCGACCAATCGTGAGGATGTACCTAATGGACGCCAAGTATGGCTTGTTTGGGTAGCTGTAGATCGTACAGAGCAGGGACAGCTATATGGTGGTGCAACGGCTTGTGAGATGTGGATTGATACGGAGGCTAAGCGTGGATGGAAATTGCTTGCCGATCATGTGAATCGGATGGATTATGCATTGAAACGCCGCTTTATGTTGGATGATCTGGGTCCAGAAGAACGTGCAGCACTGAAGACACTTCTGATCTCACATAATGAAGAATGGTGGAATGCTTCACCGGATGTATTGAAGGATGCTTTGTCCTAG